TGCACGATTACGACTACCAGGAATTTCCCGAAGAACACCTGCAGCACACCGAAAAGGAACTGCTCGCACAAGGCGTCTCCGAAGAAGACGTGCGTGCCATTTTGGCACACGGTTTTGAAATCGTGAACCAGGTGGAGCCCAAGACCAACATGGAAAAGAGCCTGTTTACCGTCGACGAACTCACCGGAATCATCCAGGCCTGCGCGAGAATGCGCCCCAACGGCATCCTGGATCTGGAAGTGAAAAGCTTCATTAAGAAGTTCAAGGACAAGAAATTTGCCGCCAAGTGCAACCGCGACTACATCCTGAAAGGCTGCGCCCTGCTCGGCATGGACGTGAAAGACGTCGCCGCCATCTGCATCGAGGGCATGCGCGAACACGCCGCAGAAATTGGGCTGGCAGGGAACGCCGGGGCATAATGTCGGAAAAATGGGCGTTCCCCGGCTTGTCCCCATCTGTCACCCTGGAGCCGCAGGCGATAGGGGCCATGCCGGGTCGGGCTATACTCGCTTCGCTCACCGAGCCTGTAGTCTCGGCCCCAAGGGGTAACTATCCCTAACGCAAAAGTCTCGTATCACTGAAAAAAGAATCGCGGTTTAGCCCCTTGACACGCAAAAACAGTGAGTATAGATTTATCGCATGACCTACTACTTTATCAGCGACTTGCATGTCGAATACCGCCATCAAGCGAGAATACACCGATAAACTAGGCAAAAAGCACCTGCTGCTGTGCAATCCCGTGGGCAACCCCGACGAGAAACCCTACGCAGAATATGGACTCAAACGGGAAGATTTCTTGATGGAAGTGGGGGGGGGAGGATTTTTTTGCTTAAAATCAAAACGGGACAAAATATCAAAATCCCCCCCCAAAAAACATCTTTTTCGGCAAATTTGCACATTTTTTATGTTTTTAACACCTAAATTCATTTATATTTCAGGTGGATGCCCGATTTTAGTAAGTTCTTATTTTTTGATTTGGAATATAATCCCGAAACACAGAAAGTCCGGGAATATGGCTTTATATTGGGTGAAGAATATGTTCGCGATAGGAATCCCGCCAAATTAGAATCGGCAGCTTTAAAAGCTAAGTTTATTGTTGGGCACAATGTACTGCGTCATGACGCCCCGATACTCCGGCAATATTTCTCTATCGATTTTCCGAACGTCAAGGCGCTTGACACATTGATGCTGTCGTCACTGCTATTCCCGCGCAAGCCGTATCACAAATTGCGCAAGGAATACCTGCACAATGAAGACGACCCGTCGGATCCGCTGGAAGATGCCAGACTCTGCAAAAAATTGCTAGAAGACTGCATCGAAAAATGGAAAAGTTATCCATGGCAACTTCAATATCTTCTCTTTCAATTTTTAAAAAACGAGCCTGGCTTTGCCCCATTTTTTGAACTGGTCGATGTCCCTAGCACGCTAAAGCTACGCCATAAAATAGCGGAAATACAGCGCTGGTTCACTTCTAATTACGAAAAAACAATTTGCTTGCGTCAAGATTTTCAAAATGAATGGAAGGCATACCGTGCAGAATGGTGCTTTCTGCTGACATTATTCCATGAAGAAGGCCCTAGCGATTATGTACCTTACTGGGTACGCTACCAATACCCCCATCTTGAAAACATTCTGCATCGTAGGCGTCTTGTTCCTTGCGGAGACTCCCAATGTCCATACTGTTCCGAACAATTGAGCTCAACGAAGCAGTTGAAAAAATGGTTTGGCTTCGATAGTTTCCGTTCCTTTAATGGGGAAAAGATTCCTCTTCAGCAACAGGTTGTTGAATCGGCCATGCGAGGGGAATCCCTATTGGCAGTCTTTCCAACGGGTGGTGGAAAATCAATGACTTTTCAATTGCCAGCCTTGATTGCGGGCACCCAAGTAGGCGCATTGACCGTCGTGATTTCACCAATTGTCGCTTTGATGAAGGACCAAGTTGACGTTCTGGAAAAGCGTAGGCAAATAGGAGACGCCGCCTATATAAACTCCATGCTTTCTCCCGCAGAACGAAAAGACGTTATCGAAAAAGTCAACAACGGCGAAAAGAACATTCTATATATTTCTCCAGAATCACTGCGTTCGAATACGACATTCAATTTACTGAAGCATCGTCGAGTAGAACGTATCGTTGTAGATGAGGCTCACTGTTTTAGCGGCTGGGGCCACGATTTTAGAGTCGATTATCTTTATTTGGCAGACTTTTTGAAAGACTTGCAAAGAGAAAAGAATCTAGAATCTCCGATTTCGGTGAGTTGCTTTACGGCAACCGCAAAGCAATCCGTTGTAGATGACATTTGCGGTTATTTCAAGGAACGCCTAAATCTTGAATTGGTAAAATTCGTTAGCCCCGCAAAACGTACAAACCTGACGTATAAGGTTATTGAATCTTCGGAGTCACCCAACGAACGGCGTAAGCAGTTAGTAAATATTCTTCGCGAATATAAAGGTCCCAAAATCATATATGCATCCAAGGTGAAGACGACAGAATCCTTAGCCGAAGAATTGTACAATCGAGGCTTCGCCAGCGCCTGCTATAACGGCAAAATGGAATCCGAAAAGAAAATGACCATTCAGGACCAATTTCAGAATGGCGAAGTGGATACCATGGTGGCGACAACGGCTTTCGGAATGGGCGTTGACAAGGACAACGTGGAACTGGTCGCTCACTACGAAATTTCTAGTACACTGGAAAATTATGTACAAGAAGCAGGCCGTGCGGGTCGTGACCCAAAATTGCAGGCCAGCTGTGTAGCACTTTTCAATCCTAAAGATCTTGACACGAACTTTCAAATTCTTCAACAATCTAAGCTATCTGCACAAGAGATCTCATCCGTCTGGAAAGTTTTGAAAAAAACAGCTGGCAACCAGAATCGCATAATCATGTCGGCTCTTGAAATAGCTGATTTATGCGGATGGACAGAAAAAGAAAATGACGCCAGTGTCAATACGACAAAGGTTAAGCTAGCCATTCTTGTTTTGGAAGAACAGGGATTCTTGAAGCGTAAGCGGAATAGAACTCAAATGTATGGTTCATCCATTTCGGTTGATTCTGCAGAAGAGGCCCGTGAAAGAATCGGTTCAGACAAGATTGAAATCACTAACTCAACCGAAAATATCGCATATCGCATAATTCATCACATCATCAGCAAACGATGGACCCGTTCTCCGGAATGCGCTCTTGACGAACTTACTGTAAATTTAGGCCTGACGCGCGAACAGGCAAATGATGGACTGCGGCTATTGAGAACGCTCAATCTTTTGAACGAGGAAGATGATTGGAGCGCCAGATTACAGAGAAAGGGTAACGATACTCCACGTTCACTCTTAAAAGCTGCATCTGAATTGCAGGAAGAACTGCTGAAAGCATGCGAAGGCAAGGGCGTTAATGACCGCTTTGTCATAGACATGACCAAACTCAATTCCCAGTTAAACCAAAGAGATGACTCTATCGGTGCTTCTACATCTAGACGGAATCTTTTCATTTTCCGTGGCATTCTGCGTTATTGGGCCCACGAAAGTGTCGCTGAAATCCATTTAGTAGAAGCAGGACATCAGGTTTATCAGATAGAATTTCTTGTTCCTCCTGAAAGTGTCAAGGAAAACCTCAAGAAGCAATGGCAGATATTTGACAAGGCCATTGATGCATTGACGGATATGCAAAAGGAACAAGCTCATAAAAATGGAAATATTGTCTGGTTCTCCTTAAATAGTTTAATGAGAAAAATGTACGGCGAGAAAGCTGTTGGCCGTATTGAGATGCAAAAGCAACTGGAGTATGCCCTTCTCTTCTTGCATTTAGTTGGATCCATTACACTGGACCATGGCCTTGTCGTTTTCTATACAGGGCTTGTTTTGGAGTTGAATCCAGAAGCAAAACAACGCAGTTTTACTCCTAAAGACTTTGAAATGCTTGATGCGCATTACAAGCATAAAGCAGAAGCGATTCACATTGTTGGTGAATATGCTAAGATGATGCTTACCGATGAACGAATGGCTCAGCAGTTATTAGGTGATTATTTCGTAATGGATATCGGTGATTTTCGTTTGAAGTATATGCAGGGAATAAAGCAGGAAGATTCCGTATCCGATGAACTGAAGCGGAAAATAGAAAAAGTTAATGACGAACAGCGTAAAGTCATAAAAAGCCGCAAGAAACATATCCTTGTAGGTGCCGGCCCCGGTTCGGGAAAAACGCACCTGCTAGTTCACAAAGTTGCTTCGCTTTTGTGGATTGAAGAAGCAAAACCTGATTCAATCCTGTGCTTGACATACACGCGCGCTGCATGCCGCGAGCTCAGAAAGCGCCTGTTTGATTTGGCAGGCCTGTTAGCTGCAAAAGTAACCATCACCACATTCCATTCACTCGCTTTCTCTATACTTGGCGTACAGGGAAATAAAAAGGCACTTGAAAATGCTGACGATGTTGTTTCCAAAGCCGCTGAACTTCTTGAATCCGGAGAAGACGTTGGCGTAGGTGCCCCCGGTGTTATTCTTGTTGATGAATTTCAGGATTTGTCTGCAGGAGAATACCGCCTATTGCGAGCTCTTTATGATTTAGGAGAAAAAGATCCCCGCGTTATTGTCGTTGGAGACGATGATCAAAGTATTTTTGCTTTCCGTGGAAGTTCTTCTCAGTATTTCCAAAAATTTGCCGATGAATTCCCGAATACCGAAAAATTCTATTTAACGACAAATTACCGCTCTGTCGCTGAACTTGTACGAGCAAATGCAAAATTGCTTGACTTGATGACAGAACGCGTAAAAGAAGGCTCGCAACAGTTTGCATTAAAACAAGACAAGGCGTCGCTAGCATTCTATGAAGAAAGTGACAAGGCTACAGCCGCTTTTGCTGCAGCAGAAATTCTGGCAAAAAAATTTTTATCAAATTCAACAGAGTCCTATTGTATTTTGACGAGGGATAACGCGGAAGCCTTTTTGGCTGCTGCGAAATTAGAAGAAAAAAATGTTCCATATCGCCTTCTTAAAGGGCGAGACAAGGACAAATGTCCCGTTGAAAAAACACGAGAAATTTTAGGATTCAGCAAAATACTCCAGGAGGACCCGCGCGTAGGTAAATTCCCGTGGAGTGCAAAAGAATTCAGACGACTTGCAGACGATTACAAAACAAACCATAAAACAGAAAGTTCTTTTGAATTGCTAGATGCATTAGTAAATGATTTTATAGAGACCGAAACGGCTTG
Above is a window of Fibrobacter sp. DNA encoding:
- a CDS encoding HD domain-containing protein, which translates into the protein MSLTVERAKEISKGHVTEESLVIHSLNVCYAMGAMAKHFGEDVEHWQAVGYLHDYDYQEFPEEHLQHTEKELLAQGVSEEDVRAILAHGFEIVNQVEPKTNMEKSLFTVDELTGIIQACARMRPNGILDLEVKSFIKKFKDKKFAAKCNRDYILKGCALLGMDVKDVAAICIEGMREHAAEIGLAGNAGA
- a CDS encoding RecQ family ATP-dependent DNA helicase, encoding MPDFSKFLFFDLEYNPETQKVREYGFILGEEYVRDRNPAKLESAALKAKFIVGHNVLRHDAPILRQYFSIDFPNVKALDTLMLSSLLFPRKPYHKLRKEYLHNEDDPSDPLEDARLCKKLLEDCIEKWKSYPWQLQYLLFQFLKNEPGFAPFFELVDVPSTLKLRHKIAEIQRWFTSNYEKTICLRQDFQNEWKAYRAEWCFLLTLFHEEGPSDYVPYWVRYQYPHLENILHRRRLVPCGDSQCPYCSEQLSSTKQLKKWFGFDSFRSFNGEKIPLQQQVVESAMRGESLLAVFPTGGGKSMTFQLPALIAGTQVGALTVVISPIVALMKDQVDVLEKRRQIGDAAYINSMLSPAERKDVIEKVNNGEKNILYISPESLRSNTTFNLLKHRRVERIVVDEAHCFSGWGHDFRVDYLYLADFLKDLQREKNLESPISVSCFTATAKQSVVDDICGYFKERLNLELVKFVSPAKRTNLTYKVIESSESPNERRKQLVNILREYKGPKIIYASKVKTTESLAEELYNRGFASACYNGKMESEKKMTIQDQFQNGEVDTMVATTAFGMGVDKDNVELVAHYEISSTLENYVQEAGRAGRDPKLQASCVALFNPKDLDTNFQILQQSKLSAQEISSVWKVLKKTAGNQNRIIMSALEIADLCGWTEKENDASVNTTKVKLAILVLEEQGFLKRKRNRTQMYGSSISVDSAEEARERIGSDKIEITNSTENIAYRIIHHIISKRWTRSPECALDELTVNLGLTREQANDGLRLLRTLNLLNEEDDWSARLQRKGNDTPRSLLKAASELQEELLKACEGKGVNDRFVIDMTKLNSQLNQRDDSIGASTSRRNLFIFRGILRYWAHESVAEIHLVEAGHQVYQIEFLVPPESVKENLKKQWQIFDKAIDALTDMQKEQAHKNGNIVWFSLNSLMRKMYGEKAVGRIEMQKQLEYALLFLHLVGSITLDHGLVVFYTGLVLELNPEAKQRSFTPKDFEMLDAHYKHKAEAIHIVGEYAKMMLTDERMAQQLLGDYFVMDIGDFRLKYMQGIKQEDSVSDELKRKIEKVNDEQRKVIKSRKKHILVGAGPGSGKTHLLVHKVASLLWIEEAKPDSILCLTYTRAACRELRKRLFDLAGLLAAKVTITTFHSLAFSILGVQGNKKALENADDVVSKAAELLESGEDVGVGAPGVILVDEFQDLSAGEYRLLRALYDLGEKDPRVIVVGDDDQSIFAFRGSSSQYFQKFADEFPNTEKFYLTTNYRSVAELVRANAKLLDLMTERVKEGSQQFALKQDKASLAFYEESDKATAAFAAAEILAKKFLSNSTESYCILTRDNAEAFLAAAKLEEKNVPYRLLKGRDKDKCPVEKTREILGFSKILQEDPRVGKFPWSAKEFRRLADDYKTNHKTESSFELLDALVNDFIETETACGEDEITLGDFNQYLSEVSYSDFATKNMGAVSIGTMHSAKGLEWDNVILALGSWALKDADDKTAQENYRLLYVAATRAKKSLTIIGAEKMLPQEWLSHFVKQGKITNIDIPKVLHIETGLSDMALGQYLKKGDSSDVFVEKLQQVLEKESIGTSLSVELHPKTGNYCIKQGSLYWAWFAKDFTGGLVKSLAKNILVPQKAILSQVVRWTSEDGQETWVPLFRVEFAKKIISRSSQEI